A section of the Halopiger aswanensis genome encodes:
- a CDS encoding phytoene/squalene synthase family protein codes for MTTGQHDCTTDADLEWCYDAVHGVSRTFSITIDRLEEPMSRHICVGYLLCRVADTIEDAGHIPPETQTDLLETYDRLLDPDAEQPVAAFMDDVEPWIPDERTDDWEVVAQTPRVLRTFDSLDEEPREIMREPVRELVDGMAMFTDRYADEGGLRLQTLEELEEYCWYAAGTVGTLITGLVARGASEERATEMRNNARSFALLLQLVNIAKDVEDDYHEENNVYLPAEWLAEENVDAEAVTHEANHGGVTNVIKRVTNRAETYLDDAQRYLEIVPERHGNRLSAWAIPYLLAVGTMRELQARPEDVVREGDVKVSRAEVYTLIQQFEDGVSRSRLEELRRKMAEQPLHQ; via the coding sequence ATGACCACCGGCCAGCACGATTGCACAACTGACGCCGACCTGGAGTGGTGTTACGACGCGGTTCACGGTGTTTCGCGGACCTTTTCGATCACGATCGATCGGCTCGAGGAGCCGATGTCCAGACACATCTGCGTGGGGTATCTCCTCTGTCGTGTTGCAGACACTATCGAGGACGCAGGCCACATCCCGCCGGAAACGCAGACCGACCTCCTCGAGACGTACGATCGACTCCTCGATCCCGACGCGGAGCAGCCGGTGGCTGCGTTCATGGACGACGTCGAGCCCTGGATCCCCGATGAGCGAACCGACGACTGGGAGGTCGTCGCCCAGACTCCTCGCGTCCTGCGCACCTTCGACTCGCTCGACGAGGAACCCCGCGAGATCATGCGCGAACCCGTCCGCGAACTCGTCGACGGGATGGCCATGTTCACCGACCGCTACGCCGACGAGGGCGGGCTACGCCTGCAGACCCTCGAAGAACTCGAGGAGTACTGCTGGTACGCCGCCGGCACCGTCGGCACCCTGATTACGGGCCTGGTCGCCCGCGGCGCTTCGGAGGAACGAGCTACGGAGATGCGGAACAACGCCCGCTCCTTCGCCCTCCTGCTCCAACTGGTCAACATCGCCAAGGACGTCGAGGACGACTATCACGAGGAGAACAACGTCTACCTCCCCGCCGAGTGGCTCGCCGAGGAGAACGTCGACGCCGAGGCCGTAACCCACGAAGCCAACCACGGCGGCGTCACGAACGTCATCAAGCGCGTCACAAATCGTGCGGAGACGTACCTCGACGACGCCCAGCGCTACCTCGAGATCGTCCCGGAGCGACACGGCAACCGCCTGTCGGCGTGGGCGATCCCCTACCTGCTCGCGGTCGGCACGATGCGCGAACTGCAGGCTCGCCCCGAGGACGTCGTCCGCGAGGGCGACGTGAAGGTCTCTCGAGCGGAAGTGTATACGCTCATCCAGCAGTTCGAGGACGGCGTTTCACGAAGCCGTCTCGAGGAGTTGCGCCGGAAGATGGCGGAACAGCCGCTCCACCAGTAA
- a CDS encoding SDR family oxidoreductase, translating into MNDTVLVAGSHGPTGQHVTRLLAERDRTPRAMIRDDSQTEEMESLGGDPVVADLTEPDSLEPAVEGCDAIVFAAGSDGEDVYGVDRDGAINLIDAAEDAGVDRFVMLSSMGADDPESGPDPLWDYLIAKAEADEYLRQSDLSYTIVRPGELTTADGTGEIRAADSLEMADGDIPREDVARVLVTAIDFDPVYGETVEILSGDESIESALEAVGTAE; encoded by the coding sequence ATGAACGACACCGTACTCGTTGCCGGCTCGCACGGCCCGACCGGTCAGCACGTCACGCGACTGCTCGCCGAACGCGACCGCACGCCGCGGGCGATGATCCGCGACGACTCGCAGACCGAGGAGATGGAATCGCTCGGCGGCGACCCGGTCGTCGCCGACCTGACCGAGCCCGACTCGCTCGAGCCCGCCGTCGAGGGCTGCGATGCCATCGTCTTCGCCGCGGGCTCCGACGGCGAGGACGTTTACGGCGTCGACCGCGACGGCGCGATCAACCTGATCGACGCCGCCGAGGACGCGGGCGTCGACCGGTTCGTCATGCTCAGTTCGATGGGTGCCGACGATCCCGAGTCGGGACCCGACCCGCTGTGGGACTACCTCATCGCGAAGGCCGAGGCCGACGAGTACCTCCGGCAGAGCGACCTTTCGTACACTATCGTCCGCCCCGGCGAGTTGACGACCGCGGACGGCACTGGCGAGATTCGAGCCGCCGACAGCCTCGAGATGGCCGACGGCGATATCCCGCGGGAAGACGTCGCCCGCGTACTCGTGACCGCGATCGACTTCGATCCCGTCTACGGCGAGACGGTCGAGATTCTGTCGGGCGACGAATCCATCGAATCGGCGCTCGAGGCGGTCGGGACGGCCGAATAG
- a CDS encoding long-chain fatty acid--CoA ligase — protein MPAGTDQTLRPFLWRASKLYADTEIVSRNHDGLQRYTYGEYEDRTCRLANALEEHGIEQGDRVGTFCWNHSRHFETYFAVPSMGAQLHTINPLLPDAHIRYIVDNADDELIFVDQSFAGKLAGAVEDADDEFDGVDFVVMGSEASDALEATPYESFIEGHDTEYDWPDVDEEQPAGMCYTSGTTGDPKGVEYTQQMLWSHTMASQTPQGIPMADDDVVMPVVPMFHVNAWGMPFTATAGGAKQVFPGPSPEPADLADLIESEGVTITAGVPTVWLGLMEYCSENEVDLSALETVIVGGSAAPKSMIEWFDDQGVEVLHAWGMTETAPIGTVSHLRADLQDADYETQVDKRSKQGLVMPGLEFRVIGDDGEEVAWNGEDFGELWIRGPWVATEYFKRPEANEAEFEDGWLKTGDVVTVDEDGYVKIVDREKDVIKSGGEWISSVELENAIMAHDDVAEAAVVGVPHERWQERPVAFVVPAADADRETLVDEIKAELADEYPKWWLPDDVEFIQEIPKTATGKFSKKDIREEYADESLVEGRVPEEAAPDDD, from the coding sequence ATGCCAGCGGGAACAGACCAGACCCTTCGGCCGTTTCTGTGGCGCGCGAGCAAACTGTACGCCGACACGGAGATCGTCTCCCGGAACCACGACGGACTGCAGCGGTACACGTACGGCGAGTACGAGGACCGAACCTGCCGCCTCGCGAACGCCCTCGAGGAGCACGGGATCGAGCAGGGCGACCGCGTCGGGACGTTCTGCTGGAATCACTCGCGGCACTTCGAGACGTACTTCGCCGTCCCGTCGATGGGGGCGCAACTGCACACGATCAACCCGCTCCTCCCCGACGCGCACATCCGGTACATCGTCGACAACGCCGACGACGAACTGATCTTCGTCGATCAGTCCTTCGCGGGGAAACTCGCGGGCGCGGTCGAGGACGCCGACGACGAGTTCGACGGCGTCGACTTCGTCGTCATGGGGAGCGAGGCGTCCGATGCTCTCGAGGCGACGCCCTACGAGTCGTTCATCGAGGGCCACGACACGGAGTACGACTGGCCCGACGTCGACGAGGAACAGCCCGCGGGGATGTGTTACACCTCGGGGACGACCGGCGATCCGAAGGGCGTCGAGTACACCCAGCAGATGCTCTGGAGCCACACCATGGCCTCCCAGACACCGCAGGGGATTCCGATGGCCGACGACGACGTCGTCATGCCCGTGGTCCCGATGTTCCACGTCAACGCCTGGGGGATGCCGTTTACGGCGACCGCGGGCGGCGCGAAACAGGTCTTCCCCGGTCCCTCCCCTGAGCCCGCGGACCTCGCGGACCTCATCGAATCCGAGGGCGTGACGATCACCGCGGGCGTGCCGACCGTCTGGCTCGGCCTGATGGAGTACTGTTCGGAGAACGAGGTGGATCTCTCGGCGCTCGAGACCGTGATCGTCGGCGGCTCGGCGGCGCCGAAGTCGATGATCGAGTGGTTCGACGACCAGGGCGTCGAGGTGCTGCACGCCTGGGGGATGACCGAGACGGCGCCGATCGGCACGGTCTCGCACCTCAGGGCCGACCTGCAGGACGCCGACTACGAGACCCAGGTCGATAAGCGCAGCAAACAGGGACTCGTGATGCCCGGCCTCGAGTTCAGGGTGATCGGCGACGACGGCGAGGAGGTCGCCTGGAACGGCGAGGACTTCGGCGAACTGTGGATCCGCGGGCCGTGGGTGGCCACGGAGTACTTTAAGCGGCCGGAAGCCAACGAGGCGGAGTTCGAGGACGGCTGGCTCAAGACCGGCGACGTCGTCACCGTCGACGAGGACGGCTACGTCAAGATCGTCGACCGGGAGAAGGACGTCATCAAGTCCGGCGGCGAGTGGATCTCGTCGGTCGAACTCGAGAACGCGATCATGGCCCACGACGACGTCGCCGAGGCGGCCGTCGTCGGCGTGCCGCACGAGCGGTGGCAGGAGCGGCCGGTCGCGTTCGTCGTCCCCGCGGCGGACGCCGACCGCGAGACGCTGGTCGACGAAATCAAGGCAGAACTCGCCGACGAGTATCCGAAGTGGTGGCTCCCGGACGACGTCGAGTTCATCCAGGAGATTCCGAAGACGGCGACGGGCAAGTTCTCGAAGAAGGACATCCGCGAGGAGTACGCCGACGAGTCGCTCGTTGAAGGACGGGTTCCGGAGGAAGCCGCGCCGGACGACGACTGA
- a CDS encoding acyl-CoA dehydrogenase: MDFALSPEQQQIRDMVAEFVDEEVVPIADEIDHDDEFPQDLIDEMADLGLMGMPFPEEYGGAGLDYHSYAIGLEEISRGSGGLGTIVAAHTSLAGNMLYNFGTESQKEEYLVPLAEGRDIGAFALSEAGAGSDVPAMETTAEKDGDEYVVNGGKLWISNGSVADTITLFAKTDPEAGNKGISSFVVRPEEDDGFIVENTEEKLGDKGCPTAELRFDDMRLSEDRLLGEEGEGFVQALKTLNGGRITIAARGVGIARAAFEAARDYANEREQFGQPIGEFQSIKHKLADMDTKIQAAKMLMHKAADKKIRGENYIKDAAQAKLYASEVSREVANEGIQIHGGYGYTKDFPAERFYRDAKLNEIYEGTSEVLRNTIGDQLLEE, encoded by the coding sequence ATGGACTTCGCGCTCTCCCCCGAGCAGCAACAGATCCGGGACATGGTCGCCGAGTTCGTCGACGAGGAGGTCGTTCCCATCGCCGACGAGATCGACCACGACGACGAGTTCCCGCAGGATCTCATCGACGAGATGGCCGATCTCGGCCTCATGGGCATGCCGTTCCCCGAGGAGTACGGCGGCGCCGGCCTCGACTACCACTCCTACGCGATCGGCCTCGAGGAGATCTCCCGCGGCTCCGGCGGGCTGGGAACGATCGTCGCGGCCCACACCTCCCTTGCGGGGAACATGCTCTACAATTTCGGGACCGAGAGCCAGAAGGAGGAGTACCTCGTGCCGCTCGCGGAAGGACGCGACATCGGCGCGTTCGCGCTCTCGGAGGCGGGCGCGGGCAGCGACGTGCCGGCGATGGAGACGACCGCCGAAAAAGATGGCGACGAATACGTCGTCAACGGCGGCAAACTCTGGATCTCCAACGGCTCCGTCGCGGACACGATCACCCTGTTCGCGAAGACCGATCCCGAGGCGGGCAACAAGGGAATCTCGTCGTTCGTCGTCCGCCCCGAGGAGGACGACGGCTTCATCGTCGAGAACACGGAGGAGAAACTCGGCGACAAAGGGTGTCCCACGGCCGAGTTGCGGTTCGACGACATGCGCCTGTCCGAGGACCGCCTGCTCGGCGAAGAAGGCGAGGGCTTCGTCCAGGCGCTGAAGACCCTGAACGGCGGCCGCATCACGATCGCCGCCCGCGGCGTCGGCATCGCCCGCGCCGCCTTCGAGGCCGCCCGCGACTACGCCAACGAGCGCGAGCAGTTCGGCCAGCCGATCGGCGAGTTCCAGTCGATCAAGCACAAGCTGGCGGACATGGACACGAAGATCCAAGCCGCCAAGATGCTGATGCACAAGGCCGCGGACAAGAAGATCCGCGGCGAGAACTACATCAAGGACGCCGCCCAGGCCAAACTCTACGCCTCCGAAGTGAGCCGCGAGGTGGCCAACGAGGGCATCCAGATCCACGGCGGCTACGGCTACACGAAGGACTTCCCCGCCGAACGGTTCTACCGCGACGCCAAGCTCAACGAGATTTACGAGGGAACGAGCGAGGTGCTGCGGAACACGATCGGCGATCAGTTACTCGAGGAGTGA
- a CDS encoding PadR family transcriptional regulator, with protein MSKWLQSGRRRDMCVLLSAAEDGELRGQQLKSRLESHYDGRIDPKSFYGSLSALVEAGFVEERTEGIHDVYRLTDEGERRVQDHYEWLRGCLESDASSETVDS; from the coding sequence ATGAGCAAGTGGCTCCAGAGCGGCCGCCGTCGAGACATGTGCGTCCTGCTTTCCGCCGCCGAGGACGGCGAGCTCCGCGGGCAGCAACTGAAGTCCCGCCTCGAGTCCCACTACGACGGCCGCATCGACCCGAAGTCGTTCTACGGGTCGCTCTCGGCGCTGGTCGAGGCGGGCTTCGTCGAGGAACGAACGGAGGGCATTCACGACGTCTATCGGCTTACTGACGAGGGTGAGCGACGGGTGCAGGACCACTACGAGTGGCTCCGGGGGTGTCTCGAGTCGGACGCCTCGAGCGAGACGGTCGACTCCTAA
- a CDS encoding DUF3267 domain-containing protein, whose protein sequence is MSRTASVRSRPLAEFRLTRRVALQWLGTAVVGFFVFAYCFARVLAAIRGHSLEPIVIRATPPAVHFWLLVSLGLVALVIVLHEALHGLVMTRYGDSPGFGIGVSYFVLPYAYAETRGDFTRNQLLAMLLAPFVSITTLGVAAMLGYPSSVWLIPLATNAAGSIGDLWMAATLLQYPADVRVTELPDGDGVQGFAIYGPEPDQNADGQPSSLECRPVAVVLTTLLAGAAGTLAILVGLGIVAVLGSLAVGSGDVVIGHPDGRWFLLRHELGVNGDAHLEIGAASVLAVAAVGGIVRTLVAAARGELE, encoded by the coding sequence GTGTCCCGGACGGCGTCCGTCAGGTCCCGCCCGCTCGCCGAGTTTCGGCTCACCCGACGCGTCGCCCTCCAGTGGCTCGGGACCGCGGTGGTCGGCTTCTTCGTCTTCGCGTACTGCTTCGCTCGCGTCTTGGCGGCGATCCGCGGCCACTCCCTCGAGCCGATCGTGATCCGGGCGACGCCGCCGGCCGTCCACTTCTGGCTCCTCGTCTCGCTCGGTCTCGTGGCGCTCGTCATTGTCCTCCACGAAGCGCTTCACGGGCTGGTTATGACCCGGTACGGCGATTCACCCGGCTTCGGAATCGGTGTCTCGTACTTCGTGCTGCCGTACGCCTACGCCGAGACGCGGGGCGACTTTACGCGGAATCAACTGCTCGCGATGTTGCTCGCGCCGTTCGTCTCGATCACGACCCTCGGCGTCGCCGCCATGCTGGGTTACCCGTCGTCAGTGTGGCTGATCCCGCTCGCGACGAACGCGGCCGGCTCGATCGGCGATCTCTGGATGGCCGCGACGCTGCTGCAGTATCCCGCGGACGTCCGAGTCACCGAGCTTCCGGACGGCGACGGCGTGCAGGGATTCGCGATCTACGGCCCGGAACCGGACCAAAACGCGGACGGACAGCCCTCCTCCCTCGAGTGCCGTCCCGTCGCAGTCGTCCTCACAACGCTGCTCGCGGGCGCCGCCGGGACGCTCGCGATCCTCGTGGGACTGGGCATCGTCGCCGTACTGGGCTCGCTCGCGGTCGGCTCGGGCGACGTCGTAATCGGCCACCCCGACGGCCGGTGGTTCCTCCTCCGGCACGAACTCGGCGTCAACGGGGACGCCCACCTCGAGATCGGCGCCGCGTCCGTGCTGGCGGTCGCCGCCGTCGGCGGGATCGTGCGGACGCTCGTGGCGGCCGCTCGCGGTGAACTCGAGTGA
- a CDS encoding DUF7111 family protein: MTESEDEAESGTETGTEAAAEGESNGTDADTRTAETDGIAATYEETGGERILAFERTGAGTGPRATAAIAQNIEGYAMLKVRPRPDGDELERYYGFDMALDHAAELLGVSPHDLPIPEAAEDMGM, from the coding sequence ATGACCGAGTCGGAGGACGAGGCGGAATCTGGTACGGAGACGGGAACGGAAGCGGCCGCCGAAGGCGAGTCGAACGGTACCGACGCCGACACGCGAACCGCCGAAACCGACGGGATCGCAGCGACCTACGAGGAGACCGGCGGCGAGCGAATCCTCGCGTTCGAGCGCACGGGCGCCGGCACCGGGCCGCGCGCGACCGCGGCAATCGCCCAGAACATCGAGGGCTACGCCATGCTGAAGGTCCGCCCGAGGCCCGACGGCGACGAACTCGAGCGCTACTACGGGTTCGACATGGCGCTCGACCACGCCGCGGAGCTACTCGGGGTCTCGCCGCACGACCTCCCGATCCCCGAAGCGGCCGAGGATATGGGAATGTGA
- a CDS encoding heme o synthase: MATDSFPRPIGTHRRFSALLTATALGVYLLLIIGATTSITDAASACSTWPTCHAPTDPLNETQLAIVWGHRIAALVVGLLVAATAAVAVLGDATARVRRTLFAAAALYVVQVGVGAATATLGADAIAPGLHLGLGVVIFAGVVLALAWDLELTTGRDDDAIATDPSMAPEPLEENASEKRELPSSPLARARLTAYAYFKMMKPRLMWLLCLVAAAGMALAAGPSLDAYTIVATLGGGVLSIGASGTFNHVLERDIDRRMSRTADRPLATDLVPVRNALAFGGLLTVASLGVFLTINRLAAALGLAAILFYSVVYTLLLKPNTVQNTVIGGFAGALPALIGWAAVTNEIGIPALALAGVIFLWTPAHFYNLALAYKDDYARGGFPMMPVVRGETETRKHIVYYLAATLVSTVALAWLTDLGAIYAATVAIFGGIFLWAAVVLHFEQTEAAAFRSFHASNAFLGAVLVAVLVDALVL; the protein is encoded by the coding sequence GTGGCAACCGACTCGTTTCCCCGCCCGATCGGGACGCACCGACGCTTCTCCGCACTGCTTACAGCGACCGCACTCGGCGTCTACCTCCTGTTGATCATCGGCGCGACGACGTCGATTACGGACGCCGCGTCGGCGTGTTCGACGTGGCCGACCTGCCACGCGCCGACCGACCCGCTGAACGAGACGCAACTCGCGATCGTCTGGGGCCACCGCATTGCGGCCCTCGTCGTCGGGCTGCTCGTCGCCGCGACGGCCGCCGTCGCCGTACTCGGCGACGCCACCGCCCGCGTTCGACGAACGCTGTTCGCCGCCGCCGCACTCTACGTGGTCCAGGTCGGCGTCGGCGCGGCCACCGCGACGCTCGGCGCCGACGCCATCGCACCCGGACTCCACCTCGGACTCGGCGTCGTCATCTTCGCCGGCGTCGTCCTCGCGCTCGCCTGGGACCTCGAGTTGACCACCGGCCGGGACGACGACGCGATCGCGACCGATCCGAGTATGGCGCCCGAACCGCTCGAGGAGAACGCGAGCGAGAAACGGGAGCTCCCCTCGAGTCCGCTCGCTCGCGCCCGGCTGACCGCGTACGCCTACTTCAAGATGATGAAGCCGCGGCTGATGTGGCTGCTCTGTCTCGTCGCCGCCGCGGGGATGGCCCTGGCCGCCGGCCCGTCGCTGGACGCGTACACGATCGTCGCCACGCTCGGCGGCGGCGTCCTTTCGATCGGCGCCTCGGGGACGTTCAATCACGTCCTCGAACGCGACATCGACCGGCGGATGTCCCGGACCGCGGATCGACCGCTGGCGACGGATCTGGTGCCGGTCCGGAACGCCTTGGCCTTCGGCGGCCTGCTGACGGTCGCCTCGCTCGGCGTCTTCCTGACGATCAACCGGCTCGCGGCGGCGCTGGGACTGGCCGCAATTTTGTTCTACAGCGTGGTCTACACGCTGCTTCTCAAGCCGAACACCGTCCAGAACACGGTCATCGGCGGCTTCGCCGGCGCGCTACCGGCGCTGATCGGCTGGGCGGCCGTCACCAACGAGATCGGGATTCCGGCGCTGGCGCTCGCGGGCGTCATCTTCCTCTGGACCCCGGCGCACTTCTACAACCTCGCGCTGGCGTACAAGGACGACTACGCCCGCGGCGGCTTCCCGATGATGCCGGTCGTTCGCGGCGAGACCGAGACCCGGAAACACATCGTCTACTACCTCGCCGCGACGCTCGTGAGCACGGTCGCGCTCGCGTGGCTCACCGACCTCGGGGCGATCTACGCCGCGACGGTCGCGATCTTCGGCGGAATCTTCCTCTGGGCGGCCGTCGTCCTCCACTTCGAGCAGACCGAAGCCGCCGCGTTCCGGTCGTTCCACGCTTCGAACGCCTTCCTCGGGGCGGTACTGGTCGCGGTACTGGTCGACGCGCTCGTACTGTAA
- a CDS encoding thioredoxin domain-containing protein, with amino-acid sequence MHRRSFLAATAGTAAVGLAGCTSFLEASIPSELEDVDADRQLPVPTLGDGDVPVTVYEDLGCPHCQEFQADVFPTLESDYIEPGEIEYRHRDFVVMASESSAARANAARAVQAATQTDDDPNGRFFEYKRTVMRDDIGSADELAAAAEDVGVDPSTVTEALEDDTYYPTLVADWEHGEAEGVEATPTVFVDGEPVDDSQDGESVVAAIEDALGR; translated from the coding sequence ATGCATCGCCGTTCGTTTCTCGCCGCAACCGCCGGCACCGCCGCTGTCGGGCTCGCCGGCTGTACGTCGTTCCTCGAGGCGTCGATCCCCAGCGAACTCGAGGACGTCGACGCCGATCGCCAACTTCCGGTCCCGACGCTCGGCGACGGCGACGTCCCCGTCACCGTCTACGAGGACCTGGGCTGTCCCCACTGTCAGGAGTTTCAGGCCGACGTGTTCCCCACGCTCGAGTCCGACTATATCGAGCCGGGCGAGATCGAGTACCGCCACCGCGATTTCGTAGTGATGGCGTCGGAATCGTCCGCGGCACGGGCGAACGCCGCCCGCGCGGTACAGGCCGCCACTCAGACAGACGACGATCCGAACGGCCGATTTTTCGAGTACAAGCGCACGGTGATGCGCGACGATATCGGCAGCGCGGACGAACTGGCCGCGGCCGCCGAGGATGTCGGTGTCGACCCGTCGACCGTGACGGAGGCCCTCGAGGACGACACTTACTACCCGACGCTGGTCGCGGACTGGGAGCACGGCGAGGCGGAGGGAGTCGAGGCGACCCCGACGGTGTTCGTGGACGGCGAGCCGGTCGACGATTCGCAGGACGGAGAGTCGGTCGTCGCGGCGATCGAGGACGCGCTCGGCCGGTAG